A single genomic interval of Lynx canadensis isolate LIC74 chromosome A2, mLynCan4.pri.v2, whole genome shotgun sequence harbors:
- the SH3GL1 gene encoding endophilin-A2: MSVAGLKKQFYKASQLVSEKVGGAEGTKLDEDFKEMEKKVDVTSKAVTEVLARTIEYLQPNPASRAKLTMLNTVSKIRGQVKNPGYPQSEGLLGECMIRHGKELGGESNFGDALLDAGESMKRLAEVKDSLDIEVKQNFIDPLQNLCDKDLKEIQHHLKKLEGRRLDFDYKKKRQGRIPDEELRQALEKFEESKEVAETSMHNLLETDIEQVSQLSALVDAQLDYHRQAVQILDELADKLKRRMREASSRPKREYKPKPREPFDLGEPEQSNGGFPCATAPKITASSSFRSSEKPIRTPSRSMPPLDQPSCKALYDFEPENAGELGFHEGDVITLTNQIDENWYEGMLHGQSGFFPLSYVEVLVPLPQ, encoded by the exons ATGTCGGTGGCGGGGCTGAAGAAGCAGTTCTACAAGGCGAGCCAG CTGGTCAGTGAGAAGGTCGGAGGCGCCGAAGGGACCAAGCTCGATGAGGACTTCAAGGAGATGGAGAAG AAGGTGGACGTTACCAGCAAGGCTGTGACAGAAGTGCTGGCCAGAACCATTGAGTACCTGCAGCCCAACCCAG CCTCACGGGCCAAGCTGACGATGCTCAACACGGTGTCCAAGATCCGCGGGCAGGTGAAGAACCCTGGCTACCCGCAGTCAGAGGGCCTGCTGGGCGAGTGCATGATCCGCCACGGCAAGGAGCTGGGCGGCGAGTCCAACTTCG GCGACGCCCTGCTGGATGCAGGGGAGTCCATGAAGCGCCTGGCGGAGGTGAAAGATTCCCTGGACATAGAGGTCAAGCAGAATTTCATCGACCCCTTGCAGAATCTGTGCGACAAAGACCTGAAGGAGATCCAG caccacCTGAAGAAGCTGGAGGGCCGCCGCCTGGACTTCGACTACAAGAAGAAGCGGCAGGGCAGGATCCCCGATGAGGAGCTGCGCCAGGCCCTGGAGAAGTTCGAAGAGTCCAAGGAGGTGGCGGAGACCAGCATGCACAACCTCCTGGAGACGGAT ATCGAGCAGGTGAGCCAGCTCTCTGCGCTGGTGGATGCCCAGCTGGACTACCACCGGCAGGCCGTGCAGATCCTGGACGAGCTGGCCGACAAGCTCAAGCGAAG GATGCGGGAAGCCTCCTCTCGCCCCAAGCGGGAGTACAAGCCCAAGCCCCGGGAGCCCTTCGACCTTGGGGAGCCCGAGCAGTCCAACGGGGGCTTCCCCTGTGCCACGGCCCCCAAGATCACAG CTTCGTCTTCCTTCCGGTCTTCTGAGAAGCCCATCCGGACCCCCAGCAGGAGCATGC ccccgctgGACCAGCCGAGCTGCAAGGCTCTGTACGACTTCGAGCCCGAGAACGCCGGGGAGCTGGGCTTCCACGAGGGTGACGTCATCACGCTGACCAACCAGATCGACGAGAACTGGTACGAGGGCATGCTCCACGGCCAGTCGGGCTTCTTCCCCCTCAGCTACGTGGAGGTGCTGGTGCCCCTGCCTCAGTGA